In one window of Helianthus annuus cultivar XRQ/B chromosome 17, HanXRQr2.0-SUNRISE, whole genome shotgun sequence DNA:
- the LOC110924473 gene encoding uncharacterized protein LOC110924473: protein MIAKLVLGLIHASRRLRRYFSGHVITVLTNYHLGQILSKPDVAGRLAKWAIELGGYNIFYRPRPAIKGQVLADFATEVPIDKIQECEAIQNPTPVFDDKVWTLHTDGASNDDGAGAGLRLVSPDNHELTYAIRLDFQSTNNEAEYEAFLAGLRLALKMGARNLEANVDSKLVAEQVNGRYDAKGEAMALNLEQARMLISQFQTFKVNHINRSENKDADALSKLAATSFKHLAKEVRIEVLSNPSIHLKQVSVIEMGDPSWMSPTILYLQHGKLPEGKAEARKIQHKAINYEMADGVLYRKSFMDPLLRCVDKTDTQYLVREIHEGLCGIHAGPRMVVAKIMNAGYYWPGMHMDAVDLLRRCEACQRHAPKTF, encoded by the coding sequence ATGATAGCTAAATTGGTTCTAGGACTAATACACGCATCCAGACGCTTGCGCAGGTACTTCTCAGGCCATGTCATCACAGTTCTCACGAATTATCATTTAGGCCAAATCTTGTCAAAACCTGATGTGGCGGGAAGATTAGCTAAATGGGCCATTGAGTTGGGAGGCTACAACATTTTTTACAGACCAAGACCAGCAATCAAAGGGCAAGTTCTAGCAGACTTCGCCACTGAAGTTCCCATCGATAAAATACAAGAATGTGAGGCAATCCAGAACCCAACACCTGTTTTCGACGACAAGGTCTGGACCTTACACACAGATGGTGCTTCCAATGATGATGGAGCAGGAGCAGGCCTCCGATTAGTCAGTCCGGATAATCACGAACTTACATATGCCATACGCTTAGATTTCCAAAGTACCAACAATGAAGCAGAATACGAAGCATTTTTAGCAGGTCTCCGTCTAGCACTCAAAATGGGGGCAAGAAACCTTGAAGCCAACGTTGACTCAAAGCTAGTAGCCGAACAAGTTAACGGTCGTTATGATGCGAAAGGGGAAGCTATGGCGTTAAACCTTGAACAAGCGCGGATGTTAATCAGCCAATTTCAAACATTCAAAGTTAATCACATAAACAGAAGTGAGAACAAGGACGCTGACGCGCTAAGCAAGTTAGCTGCTACCAGCTTTAAGCACTTAGCAAAGGAGGTACGCATAGAGGTATTATCCAACCCTTCCATTCATCTCAAGCAAGTAAGCGTCATAGAAATGGGAGATCCATCCTGGATGTCTCCAACTATCTTGTACCTTCAACACGGAAAACTTCCGGAAGGAAAGGCAGAAGCTCGAAAAATACAACACAAAGCAATAAATTACGAGATGGCAGATGGCGTCCTTTATCGAAAATCATTCATGGATCCATTACTACGCTGTGTTGATAAAACAGACACCCAATACCTAGTCAGAGAAATCCACGAGGGATTATGCGGGATACACGCGGGACCGcgcatggtcgtggcaaaaataatgaacgccggatactactggccaggaATGCACATGGACGCAGTTGATCTATTAAGAAGATGCGAGGCATGTCAACGCCACGCACCAAAGACATTCTGA
- the LOC110924471 gene encoding uncharacterized protein DDB_G0284459-like: protein MKEASYATKLKKLAKFKETRNEWFVKEEKKKKSRKRTPKVQKEEGSSSQPQKKHQKKSVETMLVDESEEEDEAEAEDEAEAKDKAVDEGDVEEDQVYLSPESDQLLKNLKASFKAAKVAGDDNGGDSSSSSSSEEDIDETERAERIRAEIEKEKQLKRKRREEKEDDLYNPSPEHVIESQTPPSSGGRKKASARKHVMSPKATRRKLVVKIPKPKPSTPPKQPSPPPSPPPQIEQHVSPPPHQSPPHLSPPHQTPIQEQPVFTSQQIFQTPPSTQPPVKTTPGSSGYRDFPHIPLNIHLDDIGDFNFASDEQVRRLEKKVEEVLVENKKLVDREKRLEKRLKSVEAENSSLIKKVETDQVEIDIMKVKIAQLEDERAANARNEHEMHMINKVSRTSISS from the coding sequence ATGAAAGAAGCAAGTTATGCAACAAAGTTGAAAAAACTTGCTAAGTTTAAAGAAACTCGAAACGAATGGTTTGTGAaagaggaaaagaaaaagaagagcaGGAAGAGAACTCCTAAAGTGCAAAAAGAGGAGGGTTCATCTTCTCAACCACAGAAAAAGCATCAAAAGAAAAGTGTTGAGACTATGCTTGTTGatgaatcagaggaagaagatgaagctgaagctgaagatgAAGCTGAAGCGAAAGATAAAGCTGTAGATGAAGGTGATGTTGAAGAAGATCAAGTCTATTTATCTCCTGAATCTGATCAACTGTTGAAAAATCTTAAAGCAAGTTTCAAAGCAGCCAAAGTAGCTGGTGACGATAATGGTGGCGATAGTTCATCAAGCTCCTCATCTGAAGAAGATATTGATGAAACTGAACGTGCTGAAAGAATTAGAGCTGAGATTGAGAAAGAGAAACAACTAAAGAGAAAGAGGAGAGAAGAAAAAGAGGATGATTTGTACAATCCATCTCCTGAACATGTTATAGAATCTCAAACGCCTCCATCATCTGGTGGAAGGAAGAAAGCCAGTGCAAGAAAGCATGTGATGTCTCCTAAAGCAACAAGAAGAAAGTTGGTTGTTAAGATACCAAAACCAAAACCATCTACACCACCAAAACAACCTagtccaccaccatcacctccaccacaAATTGAACAACATGTATCACCACCACCACATCAATCACCACCACATCTATCACCACCACATCAAACACCAATCCAAGAACAACCTGTTTTCACTTCACAGCAGATCTTTCAAACACCACCATCTACACAACCACCTGTTAAAACCACACCTGGATCTTCTGGATATAGAGATTTTCCTCATATTCCATTGAATATTCATCTGGATGATATTGGTGATTTTAACTTTGCAAGTGATGAGCAAGTAAGAAGGTTggaaaagaaagttgaagaagtGTTGGTTGAAAACAAGAAGTTGGTAGATCGTGAGAAGAGACTTGAAAAGCGTCTAAAGTCTGTGGAAGCTGAAAATTCTTCATTGATTAAGAAAGTTGAAACTGATCAGGTTGAAATTGATATTATGAAAGTAAAAATTGCACAGTTGGAAGATGAGAGAGCTGCTAATGCGAGAAATGAACATGAAATGCATATGATAAACAAGGTGAGCAGAACAAGTATTTCAAGTTGA
- the LOC110924472 gene encoding kinesin-related protein 4-like, producing the protein MEQKFEEIEVEEVRARRQATIDAEMENKGKSVEGSSEVTERAIVPSVVSESPVQNPRPISAVSCIFEEDVLIDDVIDDEEEVEEDDDEEDDNEDKTDDADDVFSASSHSDDDDDDGQCGTGVKVTEASNEQNVDDYLHDDVNEEPESAKGEGENVDDQNVDKREKLILRLEPEVEEGEIRHTYTMNDIIEMTRIDDPNFKFYFEEELNAFDMNQQPEYQYKYVEEADIYDRVEVEDCSDEENVNVDTSNFPNLVEFFSLENVDELRRKVAECLKDKNFDGTTKDAQREERKKWFRKSTERKFKRPLKFYKRNRDFSLGDIIS; encoded by the coding sequence ATGGAGCAAAAGTTTGAAGAAATTGAAGTTGAGGAAGTTAGAGCTCGACGTCAAGCTACAATTGATGCTGAAATGGAAAATAAGGGTAAAAGTGTTGAAGGTTCTTCAGAAGTTACTGAAAGGGCGATTGTTCCATCTGTTGTTTCTGAATCACCTGTTCAGAATCCTCGCCCTATATCTGCAGTTTCTTGTATTTTTGAAGAAGATGTGTTAATTGATGATGTtattgatgatgaggaagaagtcgaggaggatgatgatgaagaggatgataATGAAGACAAGACAGATGATGCAGACGATGTATTTTCTGCGAGTAGtcatagtgatgatgatgatgacgatggtCAATGTGGTACAGGTGTTAAAGTCACTGAAGCATCAAATGAACAGAATGTTGATGATTATCTTCACGATGATGTGAATGAAGAACCTGAAAGTGCAAAAGGTGAGGGGGAGAACGTTGATGATCAGAACGTTGATAAAAGAGAAAAGTTGATATTGCGTCTAGAGCCTGAAGTTGAGGAAGGAGAAATCAGGCATACTTACACCATGAATGATATTATCGAGATGACGCGTATTGATGATCCTAATTTCAAGTTTTACTTTGAAGAAGAGTTGAATGCATTTGATATGAATCAACAACCCGAGTATCAGTACAAGTATGTTGAGGAAGCTGATATTTATGATAGGGTTGAGGTTGAAGACTGCAGCGATGAAGAAAACGTGAATGTAGATACTTCTAACTTTCCTAATCTCGTTGAATTTTTTAGTCTAGAGAACGTAGATGAGTTGAGAAGGAAAGTTGCTGAATGTCTGAAAGATAAGAACTTTGATGGTACGACGAAAGATGCACAGCGTGAAGAACGCAAGAAGTGGTTTAGAAAGAGTACTGAAAGAAAGTTCAAAAGGCCActgaaattttataaaagaaatagAGATTTTTCACTTGGTGACATTATCAGCTAG